From the Helicobacter mustelae genome, the window ACTGCTTATTCACCCTCAAAATACCATTACAATTGTGAGTGGATCTACGGGCAGTGGCAAGACATTAATGGCATTGCAAGCAGGCATTCATCTGGTCAAAAACAAGGTTGTTGATGGGATTTTGTATCTGCGCAACACTGTAACTGCCAATGATAGCGCTGCTGAGCTTGGCTATCGCAAGGGAGATGAACAGCAAAAATTGCATTATTTTATGTATCCGCTTTTTAGTGCAGTGAATTTCACTATTCACACTTTGCAGGCCCAGTCTCTAGCTAAGCGCATCGAATATCGCGGGGAGGTCAACACATTAGAAAAAGAAGATGCTACAGAGTATTTTTTGCAAAAGCACAAAATTGAGGTCATTGACATCGCCCATGCACGCGGCATCACCATCAGCAACAAATTTGTGATTTTTGATGAAGTGCAAAATGCCTCCAATGCTACGCTAAAGCTCATTGGTACGAGGATTGGAGAGAATTCTCGCATCTGTTTTTTGGGGGATTGGAAGCAAATTGATCATCCTTTTTTGTCCAAATTTCGCAATGGCGCAGTGAGTTTATTGCAAAAGGCATTGAGCAAAGATGGCATTGCTGGCATAAAGCTCAAACAAGTGATTCGCAGTGAGGTAGCGACATTTTTTGAAGAAAATTTCTAGGATTTTTTCAGCGGAAGTTTTGCTGTAGTTACCTCTGTCTGCACCCTTGTATCCACCTAAAAGATCAGTGGTTTGGTAGCTTTTGTGGGGTTTTACAGCGCGGCGGGGTATTTTGTGTTTTTGATTCTTATGCGTGGCTCTTATTTCCTTGATGAGGGTAGGGTGTGAGGGAGAATAAGCTAGGCAAGATAAAGCTTGAAGTTTTGAGATGATATGGCACTCAAAGGCATCCAAAAATCTAGCTAGATTTTTGGGATTCATAGTAATGCTCATAAAAAAGCACATACAGCCCCATTTGCTCTTTAAAAATCCTGCGCGCATCCCTATGATCCCTACAAAACTGCCCCACAAAATCCCAGAATTTTTTACTGTGATTTTTGTGCAAAATGTGAGCGAGTTCGTGGATCACAACAGAATCGATGAGAGAAATGGGGGCAAAAACAAGCAGAATCGAAAAACTTAGGTCGTTTTTGTAATTGCAGCTCCCTAGGATTTTTTTGTTAGATCGGATGGAGATTTTTTGCGGGGAGACCTGCATCTTTGCTGCCCAGTGTCCTACGCGCTCTTTTAGCATCTCTAGCAAGATTTTTCTAAGTAACTCTATGCTTTTGTATTCAGAGACTTCGCGCCAATCCCCAAATATAGGAACTTGCTGGGGATGAGCGCGCAGGATGTCTTCTTGTTTTTGCTGGGTTTGTAGGATTTTTTTTAGGGATTTCTCAATCCAAGGAGCAAATTTAATTAAAAGCGCTTTGATTTGGTTTTGGTCATAGGTCATGGGCACAGAAATATGCAGGCTTAAATCCCCTTTGATGGCCAGCCTGATGCTTTTGATTTTTTTTCTCCTATGGATTTCTATATTCTGGGGTTTCATTTTTTTGTCTTTTCTTTGCTAGAATTTTAGCACATTGAAAAAAGGATGAAAAATGAAGGTTTTGCTCTTAGAAAATGTCAAGGGGTTGGGCGTAATAGGCGATATCTGCGAAGTCAAAGATGGATATGGACAGAATTTCCTCATCGCAAAGGGCAAGGCAAAACACGCAACCAATGAAGTAATTAGAAAACATCAGGCTCAAATGCGAAAAGAGGCAGAAATCCATGCGTTAGAGCTTGCGGAAAAAAAACAATTCATCCAAACACTTAGCGGTATTACTGTGAGTATCAGCAAAAAAGTCGGTGCAAATGATGCGCTATTTGGGGCAATCACAAAAGAGGAGATCGCAGAATCCCTGCATTCTCAGCACAATTTAGAGCTCAATAAAAAAGACATCGAGATCAAGCATCCCATCAAGAATTTGGGCAGCCATGAGGTGGAGGTTAAGCTTGGGGATGGAATTTCTGGCGTACTCAAGCTTGAAGTAGTTGCACAAGGGTGAGGGAGATGTTTGAAGCAACTACCATATTGGGCTATAGAGGGGAATATGAAGGCAAGAAATATGCCATTGTCGGCGGGGATGGGCAGGTGACTTTTGGGAATTGTGTGCTCAAAAGCAATGCCACTAAGATTCGTAAACTCTACAACAATAGGATTTTAAGTGGCTTTGCAGGCAGCACCGCAGATGCCTTTTGGCTGTTTGATATGTTTGAGCAGATTTTGGAAAACAAAAAAGGGGATTTGGTGCGCGGTGTGCTGGAATTTAGCAAGCTGTGGAGGAAGGATAAATATCTGCGCAAGCTTGAGGCGATGATGATTGTATTAGATAAGGATCATATTTTTATTCTCAGTGGAACGGGCGATGTGGTCGAGCCTGAGGACAACAAAATTGCCTCCATTGGCAGTGGTGGAAATTATGCGCTAAGTGCAGCTAGAGCGCTAGATCGCTTTACTTCTCTCCATCCACGTGAGCTTGTGCAAAATGCTTTGAATATTGCTGGTGAAATTTGTATTTATACGAATACCAATATCAAGATTTTGGAGCTAGAATGAATCAGCAAAGCATGACACCAAGGGAAATAACCAGGCATCTAGATGAGTATATCATTGGGCAGGATGAGGCCAAGAGGGCCATTGCTATTGCACTGAGGAATCGTTATCGTCGCTTGCAGCTTGATGAGAAAATCCGCGAAGAGGTCACACCCAAAAACATTATGATGATCGGATCTACGGGTGTAGGGAAAACAGAGATCGCGCGCAGAATGGCCAAAATGATGAATTTGCCATTTGTGAAAGTAGAGGCGAGTAAATACACAGAAGTGGGTTTTGTGGGGAGGGATGTGGAGTCTATGGTGCGCGATCTTGTGAGTGCTAGCATCCATCTTGTGGAGAGTGAATGTCGCCAAAGCGCACAAACTCAAATCCAAGAATACATCCTTCAAAAGATCACAAGAATCTTGATGCCTCCACTCCCAGACACCATCACCCAAGAGAAAAAAGAAGAATACACCCAGAGCTTTGAGAAAATGTACCAAAAGGTGAAAAATGGGGCGATGGATCATGTCAAAATAGAAATTGAGATTCAAAAAAGGCTGTTAGAAAATGACAATAACATGCCTCCTGAGCTTATCAAAGTCCAAGAGAGTATCATCAAGGTGCTCAGCAAAAACCAAGAAATGATAAAAAAAGAAATGACCATAAAAGAAGCCAAGATTGCACTACAAGAAGAGGCTAGCGAGAGAATTTTGGATATGGAAAAAATCAAAACCGAGGCCTTGGAGCGTGCCCAAACAAGTGGGATTATTTTCATCGATGAAATCGATAAGGTCGCTGTTGGAAGCAGGGATGGATCAAGACAAGATCCCAGCAAAGAGGGCGTACAGCGGGATTTGTTACCCATCGTAGAGGGTAGCATGGTGAATAGCAAATATGGTGCGATCAAAACTGATCACATTTTATTCATCGCTGCAGGAGCATTCCACCTAAGCAAGCCCAGCGACCTCATCCCAGAGCTGCAGGGGAGATTTCCCATCCGCGTGGAACTAGATTCTCTAAGTGAGGAAGTGATGTATCAAATCCTCACTCAGACAAAAACCTCCATTATTAAGCAGTATCAGGCATTGCTTAGCACAGAGGATGTAAATCTAGTCTTTGAGGATGATGCACTAAGAGAGTTAGCTAGGCTTTCTTACCATGCCAACCAAAAAAACGAAGACATCGGCGCGCGCAGGCTGCACACCACGATGGAGAGGGTATTAGAAGAGATTAGCTTTGATGCGGATTTGCATGCTGGCAAAACCTACACCATCACCAAAAATCACATCCAAGAAAAATTAGAAAATCTTGTAGAAAACACAGATCTGGCAAAATACATCCTTTGAAGATGCAGACAAATGAGCAGACGCGGTGTGGATATGTAGGTGTGATCGGCAAGCCCAATGTAGGCAAAAGCACCTTTCTCAATAAAATTATAGGCCAGCAGATCGCATTAGTCTCTCACAAAGCCAATGCTACGAGAAAAAGAATGAATTTCATCATTCCTTTTGAGGAGGATGGAATCCAAAGTCAGATCATTTTTGTGGATACTCCCGGGCTTTATGAGGGCGCAAAATTACTCAATGTCTTCATGCTCAAAGAGGCTATGAGAGCGCATCAAGAAAGCGATTTGATTTTGTTTATCATCAGTGCCACCGATCCTTATGCGCGCCAGACTTATGAGGAATTTTTAGCCTTTAATGCAAATAAACCTCACATCATTTTGCTCAATAAGATTGATCTCATTGATAAAAAAAAGCTTTTATCCCTGCTAGATTCCTACCAATGCCATCAGGACAAATTTCTAGCCATCATTCCCTTTAGCGCCAAAAAAGATGAGGATTTTTCTGCGTTACTTAGAGTCATTCATCATTATCTTCCTAAGTCGCCCTTTTTGTTTGACATGAATCAGCTCACAGATCACAAGATGCGTGATATTTACAAGGAATTGATTCGCGAGAGTCTGTTTGATTTTTTGAGCGAGGAGCTGCCCTATGAGAGTGAAGTTGTGATAGAAAAAGTGATAGAGGGGGATCTGTTTGAGAAAATTTTTGCTAAAATTTTCGTCGAAAAAGAAAGCCAAAAATCGATGGTTATTGGCAGGAATGCAAGCACCATCAAGCGCATTGGCAGACATTCTCGAGAAAAGATTGAACACTTAACAGAAAAAAAGATATTTTTGCAATTGAATGTTTTTGTGCAAAAATCTTGGAGCAAACAAAAAGACAAACTCAAAAATTTTGGTTATGACATAGATGACTAGAAGGGACTAGGATGCTAAAGAAACTTTCATTAATTTTTTTGCTTTTTTCCTTGGGATTTAGTACGGAAAATAGCTTGGTGGAGATCGTGCAAAATTACCGCCACAACGGGATAGAGTCCACCAGGCAGATTTTAGATAAAGTTTTGGAAAAAGAGAGTTTTTGGATGGAGGTTTTGGGGAATCAAGATACGGATTTTGGCTACTATGAAGGCGCTAATTTTCTCTTTCTTTTCAACAAAGATAATGCCAGTCTCATTCTCTACAAGATAGAAAACGGCCATCTTACGCAGCTGCAGCAAACAAATGCCATCATGGGCATAGGAGGAGGGGCCAAGCAAAAAAAGGGTGATAAGGTCACGCCCATTGGGGTGTATAATTTTGTAGAATTGCTTGAAAAGCTCGATCCATACTATGGCCCCATGGCATTTGCCACCAACTATCCCAACACCTATGACAATCTTTTAAATCGTACAGGATCTGGAATCTGGCTGCATGGCCTGCCTCTCAATGGCGATCGTAAAGACCAAAATACCAAGGGTTGCATCGCGGTAGAAAATAACCTCATCCAAGAATTTAACAAAACCATCGATTATAAAAAAACCCTGCTTCTCTCCTATGACAAGGATCTGCCAAAAGCAGAAAAAAAGGATCTCGCACTCATTCTCTCTATGCTCTATCAGTGGAAAGATGCCTGGGTGCATAATGACATCAAGCGCTACCTGGGATTTTATGCGCCAGACTTCAAAAAAGCAGATGGTTCCTCGTTGGCTAAGTTCAGCGCCTACAAAACCAGAGTCTTCAACAAGAAAGAAGAAAAAAGCATTCGATTCTATGATATTGATGTCGTGCCCTATCCCAATATTGAGGGGAAGCAGCTTTTTCGCGTGACTTTTTTACAGCATTACACTGCCTACAAAAACAAATCCATGACCTACAACTCTAAAGACAGCAAAGAGCTCTATGTCCAAATCCATGACAACAAGGCTTCTATTTTTATCGAAAAATAAGCCTTGTGTGCGGATTTTGCCCTAGGTCAGTGGGATGTAATCCCAAAAAATGTGTATTCCTTGATTGCTCAAGGAGCTTATTTTCTTTCACAAGGAGAAGGAACTTGGGGGGATGGAACTGTCATACAATTTCATGAGATAGGTAATTTCTCTGCAGTACTTGAGAAATGGATTGATTTTTATATCCAAAGTAAAAAATTTCAATATGTTGCAGGGATTTTGGAGATCATCAATAAAAAAGGTCGGGCTATTGATTTGTATTCGGACTTGTTTTTTATGATTTGTATGGTTGAAAATCTGATTGGGCAGCAACAAATAGCCAAGGTGGATGAGGCGCAAAAATCCCAGCAAATTGAGCAAATCAATAAGGCACTTGAGATACTGAAAGAAAATAATTTTTCTAAGGAAGTGCTTGAGCAATACAGAAAAAGCCTAGAATATGGTATTAGCGCTCCAACAACTTATGAAATTCTTTAGCGTTTCTCTAGCAAATACAAAATGCAGGGCTACCAGAGAGTATTTTAATAAGGAATGCAGGAAAAGACTATGTGAGCAAATTCTTGGGTATCGCAATGCTCTAGCACACGGAGAGGATTTAAATCTCGATGAACAAGAAATTAGAAAAATCACGCAAGCCTATGGCGATTTTAAGCAGATGATTATTGAGTATTTCTTTAGAATCATTGGACTGAGTCAAGATATCCAGAGCAATAGAGATTTTTCGCGACTTATTGATGCGAGGGAAACGGGATCCTCTTCAGAATCCGAAAGGAAAAATAGATGAATCCTGTTGATTTTGCAGACAGAGATACTTGCAAAGAAAAAATCATGGAAATTATTAAAGAAAATAAAGATAGGCCTATTGCTATTGCAATCAATGGAAAATGGGGTGTAGGAAAAACTTATTTTTGGAAAAACATGCTAGCTCCATTACTGGCGACTGAGTTGAAGAAAAAAGTGCTTTACACTTCATTTTTTGGTAAAAATAATGAACAAGACATTATTCAAGATCTCGTAGCGCAATTTTTGAAAGCAGCAAATGCAAAGCTAGAGGTGATGAAAAATATTTCCAAGATCTTTGGCAAAGCTCTGGCCCCCAATATTGGCTTTATTTTTAATCTCTTTGGAGAAAAAGACTTGCGCGATGCGGTTGTATGCATCGATGACTTTGAGCGATTGTCAGATAAAATCCCCTTGCAGGATAGCTTGGGGCTAATATGTGAGCTCAAAGAGAATAAGAGATGTTCTGTAATTGTACTCTACAATGAAGATGAGTTATTTAAAATCGAAAAACCCGATCCAAAAAATGATTCAAACAAGTCTGAGCCAACGAGGAATGCAAGGAATAAGAGCATATTTGAAAAATACAAGGAAAAGGTATTTGATTTTCAAATAAAATTTGCCCCATCCACCGCAGAGCAGTTTTCTCTATTGGCATTCAAACTCAGCAGGGATTTTGATTCTTATCAGTATTTGCCTGAGATTCTCAATGTTGATGAGCTCTTAAAACTTCATCATTCTACGAATTTGAGGGATTTGAATAGAGTGAATTATGCCTACCAAATCCTTCTAAAAGATTTTTCTATAGGATATCCTTCCGAGGATTTTGAGAAGACTTATTGCTATTTGCTCTATTCTCTTGTTTATGCCTATTGCTTTCAAGCTGATTTTGAAGCATATGCCTCCTCTATAACACCACCAGCTTTGCGTTTTCCAGCCGCTTCATCTGGTTTGTCAGATTATTTCAGAGATTCTTCTTTACTCATGGCTGTGACAACAGATTTGCTATCCCCATGCGCTTCATTTGGCAATGATTTATTGAGAAGATATTTTTCGCCAATATTGGGCAAAGTTCTTATGTTGATTGAGCAAACAGGCTTTTCCTATACGCGAATCTACTCTGCAAAAGAGAGTGGATTAACACTGCTAGAGAAACACAGAAATTTTCTTAAAAATTTTACCCACAAAATTCTATCAGACACTTCTTTTCATAAGGATTTTTTACAAGAGTTGCAACAAGCTAATCATGATCTTAAAGAGGCTTCCATCAATTTCTTTCTCAAACATCAAAACAATTTAGAAGCCCTTCCTTATATCTTTGGTTTTAGGATTCTAAATTATTCATCAAGAGTTTTTGATCCTAAAAACAAGAGAGAAGAAGCCTTAAGCACCTCTGAAGTGCGTTCTATATTGGATCTAACAAGGGGTTCTTTATTGGATCTTATTATGGAAGAACATAAAGATGCTTGCTTAGAACTATTGCATCAATGGTGCGAGCATGCATACCCTTGGGTAAGGGATAAGCGGAATGAGGATCGTGAAAAATATTTTTGGGTAGATCGGTATACTTTTTTCATCCCGCTCAAAGAAGCATTGGAACGAAAAAACATCGATCTTCCACAAAATGATTTGATAAAACTCCTTCCAATTCCAAAATGATTTTTTTAACTCCTTCTCTTAAACAATCCCTTCTCTTCCCCTTGAGCCTCTTTAATTCAAAAGACTTTTTTTGCATTTCCACCAAATCCATGGATTTCAATCCATAACCTTGCAGCAAACAAAAGCTTTGATGAGGGTTTTTGCGCACTGGGAATTTGTGCTTTTCTATGGATTAGGGATTTTTGGCGTGAGAATTTTGGTCATCATTTTTGTTTGATGGTATAAAAGCAAAGGGAGTTGATCTCTGTGATGAAGATTTTTTGATCCTTTAGCAGGGATTTTAGCTCTGCCTTTGCTTCAAAATCGAGCATGGCATCTGCCTCAGAGAGTTCTAGTGGGCGGAGCTTGATGAGGTCATAGAGCTGCTCTGCGCAAATCTTTGGCGCAGCGGGTGCAGTGACTTCAGCGGGTATGGCAGTGGGATCTAGCGGAGCGCTTGCGCGCTTGGGGATGGAGATGGGAGTGTTTGGGAGATGGTGCTGCAAAAACCTAGCAATCTCTT encodes:
- a CDS encoding M48 family metallopeptidase; translation: MKPQNIEIHRRKKIKSIRLAIKGDLSLHISVPMTYDQNQIKALLIKFAPWIEKSLKKILQTQQKQEDILRAHPQQVPIFGDWREVSEYKSIELLRKILLEMLKERVGHWAAKMQVSPQKISIRSNKKILGSCNYKNDLSFSILLVFAPISLIDSVVIHELAHILHKNHSKKFWDFVGQFCRDHRDARRIFKEQMGLYVLFYEHYYESQKSS
- the rplI gene encoding 50S ribosomal protein L9 yields the protein MKVLLLENVKGLGVIGDICEVKDGYGQNFLIAKGKAKHATNEVIRKHQAQMRKEAEIHALELAEKKQFIQTLSGITVSISKKVGANDALFGAITKEEIAESLHSQHNLELNKKDIEIKHPIKNLGSHEVEVKLGDGISGVLKLEVVAQG
- the hslV gene encoding ATP-dependent protease subunit HslV — protein: MFEATTILGYRGEYEGKKYAIVGGDGQVTFGNCVLKSNATKIRKLYNNRILSGFAGSTADAFWLFDMFEQILENKKGDLVRGVLEFSKLWRKDKYLRKLEAMMIVLDKDHIFILSGTGDVVEPEDNKIASIGSGGNYALSAARALDRFTSLHPRELVQNALNIAGEICIYTNTNIKILELE
- the hslU gene encoding HslU--HslV peptidase ATPase subunit, with the protein product MNQQSMTPREITRHLDEYIIGQDEAKRAIAIALRNRYRRLQLDEKIREEVTPKNIMMIGSTGVGKTEIARRMAKMMNLPFVKVEASKYTEVGFVGRDVESMVRDLVSASIHLVESECRQSAQTQIQEYILQKITRILMPPLPDTITQEKKEEYTQSFEKMYQKVKNGAMDHVKIEIEIQKRLLENDNNMPPELIKVQESIIKVLSKNQEMIKKEMTIKEAKIALQEEASERILDMEKIKTEALERAQTSGIIFIDEIDKVAVGSRDGSRQDPSKEGVQRDLLPIVEGSMVNSKYGAIKTDHILFIAAGAFHLSKPSDLIPELQGRFPIRVELDSLSEEVMYQILTQTKTSIIKQYQALLSTEDVNLVFEDDALRELARLSYHANQKNEDIGARRLHTTMERVLEEISFDADLHAGKTYTITKNHIQEKLENLVENTDLAKYIL
- the era gene encoding GTPase Era encodes the protein MQTNEQTRCGYVGVIGKPNVGKSTFLNKIIGQQIALVSHKANATRKRMNFIIPFEEDGIQSQIIFVDTPGLYEGAKLLNVFMLKEAMRAHQESDLILFIISATDPYARQTYEEFLAFNANKPHIILLNKIDLIDKKKLLSLLDSYQCHQDKFLAIIPFSAKKDEDFSALLRVIHHYLPKSPFLFDMNQLTDHKMRDIYKELIRESLFDFLSEELPYESEVVIEKVIEGDLFEKIFAKIFVEKESQKSMVIGRNASTIKRIGRHSREKIEHLTEKKIFLQLNVFVQKSWSKQKDKLKNFGYDIDD
- a CDS encoding L,D-transpeptidase Cds6 family protein; translated protein: MLKKLSLIFLLFSLGFSTENSLVEIVQNYRHNGIESTRQILDKVLEKESFWMEVLGNQDTDFGYYEGANFLFLFNKDNASLILYKIENGHLTQLQQTNAIMGIGGGAKQKKGDKVTPIGVYNFVELLEKLDPYYGPMAFATNYPNTYDNLLNRTGSGIWLHGLPLNGDRKDQNTKGCIAVENNLIQEFNKTIDYKKTLLLSYDKDLPKAEKKDLALILSMLYQWKDAWVHNDIKRYLGFYAPDFKKADGSSLAKFSAYKTRVFNKKEEKSIRFYDIDVVPYPNIEGKQLFRVTFLQHYTAYKNKSMTYNSKDSKELYVQIHDNKASIFIEK
- a CDS encoding P-loop NTPase fold protein, producing the protein MNPVDFADRDTCKEKIMEIIKENKDRPIAIAINGKWGVGKTYFWKNMLAPLLATELKKKVLYTSFFGKNNEQDIIQDLVAQFLKAANAKLEVMKNISKIFGKALAPNIGFIFNLFGEKDLRDAVVCIDDFERLSDKIPLQDSLGLICELKENKRCSVIVLYNEDELFKIEKPDPKNDSNKSEPTRNARNKSIFEKYKEKVFDFQIKFAPSTAEQFSLLAFKLSRDFDSYQYLPEILNVDELLKLHHSTNLRDLNRVNYAYQILLKDFSIGYPSEDFEKTYCYLLYSLVYAYCFQADFEAYASSITPPALRFPAASSGLSDYFRDSSLLMAVTTDLLSPCASFGNDLLRRYFSPILGKVLMLIEQTGFSYTRIYSAKESGLTLLEKHRNFLKNFTHKILSDTSFHKDFLQELQQANHDLKEASINFFLKHQNNLEALPYIFGFRILNYSSRVFDPKNKREEALSTSEVRSILDLTRGSLLDLIMEEHKDACLELLHQWCEHAYPWVRDKRNEDREKYFWVDRYTFFIPLKEALERKNIDLPQNDLIKLLPIPK